In the Lytechinus variegatus isolate NC3 chromosome 17, Lvar_3.0, whole genome shotgun sequence genome, ATGTGAAATAGATATTGAACCTAAACAGTGAATTTTCCTTTGAAAACGACATTTGTTAGAATAATGCACTACTGGGctatcatttatgaaaaaaatatcggtAAGAATTGAATAGTGTACGACAAACGTTTTCACAATTATGACAATAATTTCATGagcatgcaaaaaaaaaactaaaagcAAATCATGTTTGATAGTATTTATTGGAAGGTTAGAATATTAGTTGTCAATGATTCGAGCAATGCAACATGAGGGGATCGATCGGTAAACCTTTTTTGTCTAAAAGACGGTGAATTTAAATGGTAGATATTGTTTGGGCAATATCAGCTATAGGTGTTGATATTGTCATGAACTGTATTTCTTCGACTGTGCAGCAGCATACATTAACATTTTCTTCTTACAAAAACACTGGACAAAACCTTGCAATATAAACCATGTTTGATCAGCTATTTGCCTCGTCCCCCTTGTTAGGTTTTTCTTGTTCTAAGGATAAGAGAAACGGCGAAAAGGACACGAAGAACGGATATTgagatatgcaaatgagggaagaTATTATTACGGGTAGGGGCAGAGAGTTACTGGCAGTCGTCAATTGCTTATTATACATGCAGCCGAATCGCACGCGAGGAGATTCTGTTGTCCAATCAGCGACCTCGGATACGGCTCGAGTCGTGTCGAGTGGCACGCGACGGCACGCGAATCAGTTCGATCGGCTTGCGACAAAAGGGGCTGAGGTCTTTCGCCATGTTGCCGGGATTAGATAAATAGCAGATGGGGGCATAGATCGGCCTTAGACCCCATCATGAGCCCGTCCCGGCCGGGCTTGCTCCCATGGAAGCACCATCGACGGAAACTAGAATAATTCCTCTCAGTTTCTATCGTCTTTTCCACCTTTTCTGACTCCTTGTAGCCTAGTATCGACACCGCATCCATCGAAACTAAACATCACTCGCCCGTCAAACGAAATATTCAACGCAAGGTGGTTGCCGTGCTCTTTCTCCGTAGACGGCCATACTATTTTTTCCCTGATATGCACGAATCTGATTGCAAGTGAGTGACAATATGGCGTCGACGTTACCCTTGACTGACAGTTGCCGAGATAGTTGGGGATGGAACCCCGAGGACAAGTCCCCAGACGTATGCTTGAAAGGTCCCCGGAACCAAACAGCCTTCTTCCACCCGAATTGGTCAATCGGAGCAGCCGGGGTACGGGGGACACGCCCTTTGCTTCAAGGTCACTGTTACTACTGGGAGATCGAAGTAGCGCCGAGGATCTACGGTACAAGCATGATGGTCGGGATAGGCTCTCCGAAGGCTCGTCTGCATGCCGATTCCTTCATCAACCTCATCGGCGAAAACAACGAGAGCTGGGGCCTTTCACACAAAGGTACTTTCTGGCACAACGGCGACTCGACCGTGTTCACACAACCGTTTCTCGAGAACACCTTGACCACCGTCGGCATCCTCTTCGACGGACGGAAAGGAACGCTCACCTTCTTCAAGGATGGCGAACTCCTGGGCCAGGCGAGCAAGGATTTGAACAAACCCGACGACGACCTCTACCCGATCATCTGTTCGACGGCGGCGAAGACGGAGATGACGCTTGTTCGTGCTCGACGAAGCTTCGTTTCGCTCTTTGATCGATGTCGAAACGTCATCGCGACGAGCATCGCCAAGAAGGAGCTTGCTCACATGCTGCCAATACCGAATGCTCTCAAGAACATCATACTGGATTCAATGTGAACGAGGTAAGTCAATTCAATTATTCGTATGATCAGCTTTGACAACAAAATTACACTCTCTACATTAGCCTAGTAAGTCCCAGAATGTAACGCTACATTTAATTCACAACAACATATCTTACTTGAATTGGTTTGCATTTATTTATCAAACGACCTCGAAACAAAACTGGGATTAttctattattcattttattctatgCCATGTAGACCTAtacgataaaaaaaatcaactgaaATGCTATGTTTGTGTGATCTTTCTTGTAATCATTCAGATGTATTTCCTCCTGTCCAAAAACATTAATGGTTGTCACTCGCATACTTGTATTTGTAATTATCACATgactataaaaaaattgaatatatacTCGACAAATAGTCAATATTCCTTTTCCATGTGCATATTTCAAGTACGTAACTTCTCACTTTGGCACTCTCGAAAGGGACGTaaatcaaacaattatttgtaAAGCATAGGCCtaagtgaaatgaatttgttaagtgaattattgttttacaaattaaaatttacAAAAGCCTGCAAATATCATTTAGTCTATAAACGCGACGCCAATActcatatatattttcatcgGAAGATCTAATGCAGAGTAGGATCttaatattaaaatatgtaGCAAATTTCTGCTCTTATCGAGGCATTAACtcaattaaaaatcaataaatgaaaagatATCACGATTATTATGGTTACTTATATCGTATGTCTGTGTACTTTATACAGCCGACAAACACATGTGAAATAATTCACGaagataggcctacataataaCGGCGTCTATACGTATAGGTGAATAAAACTCATATCTGTCGCCATGTGTGTGGACCTCGCCTTTCTCACACACTCTCAAGACTGCATCCAACTATGGAGACAATGCCAGCAATATAAATGACAAGTGCTTTAGTTCTCACCATTGTTTCGGGCGTCCCATGCCGTGTGGGAATACTTAGTGTAATTGCAACCTTGTCATGCCGGATaatatattctttgattttgaattggattataaaaaaaaaaacaggttgtGAGATAtgagagaaaaaacaaagaaaagatcGTGTCATCACAGATTGGCGGAGCCAGTCACACACATTCGAATTCTTTAATTCTAATCGTCATTGGCCTAATACTTTGTATGACCTTGTTTTTGTACAAATGTAATTCTTTAAGGTCAtattagccttattttttttcGTTGAAAAAACCTTTcatttgtaaaatgtaaattaattgaaatatttcttcaTTGTAAGCTTAAAAAAGAGGTCATGTTAGATTTCTTGTTAATCAATATTCatcattgattattttcagTTTCAGTATATTTAGTGTTTATACTATCAATTATGAGGTGCCATTATGTTTAATGCATTCCCCTGCACGGGGCTCTATACTATAAAATGCATTAATATTCACACCCTTGTGGGGTTTTAGTATATACACATAAATCAATTACTAGATTGGTAAATATTGATTACCATGCTTCGGCCTGTATCATAACATGTAAGGAAAATAGCAAGGAACTGTTACATTGAAATGATTGAATCCTGTCTGCAAAGGCCAGCTAAGGGAGACAAAGCGATCATGTGTAGAAAAGTATTCAGTTCAGagtcatatacatatatttgtaCGAGAATACTGTTCAAGGGCCACCAAAATGAAAGGCTTTATTGACCTTCTGGTCACCAAAAGAATTGACTGTACATATAGCAGTATATGGGCCCTATTTCAAGAtagatattttgtaatttttctcaTTTGTAGATTGTGAAAGACCTCTGTGATGCTGCATCTTAGTTTCGTCATCGATGACGCGTTCAACCTCCTAATTGTCGAGGAACGACCATGCCTTGGTTGACATCAGATGCCCGGATGAGCCGGTCGATGGACCCAGTGATGAGGATAGACCGCGAGGCTGTTCCAGAGTTAAACCAGACCAGGGTTGTCTAGCCAGCTATCGGGGTCTGAAGATCAGATAGATTGTGGTCTACTGGTCTCGTCGACTTCATCAGCCAAGAGTACGCCAGCAAGTTCTCAGCCACCTCGATTTTACCACGACCATCGGATGGGCGGTAGTATAGATATCTATAGTAGTTCAACAGTAACCATTTTTGTGTGCCTAacccgttaccatggtaatattCTGTCATTGAAATGCACTTGGGCTCAGGTAGCTAAGCAAATATGGCATCAACATGTTTGTACTATTACCTCGCTTTACGTTTTCGTGCTCGCACATGCCTCGCACGCTCACCATTTCGTTTCATAAATCATACGAGCAATGTTGGCAAAAGCCTTACGAAGCGGGGCAAAAGTAATGTTTGATATTGCAATTGCAATGTGTAATGGTAAATGTCTCGTCTCCGttgggaaagagagaaagacgAGTGCGGCTGATACGAAATAAGGATACAGACAAAAGTGTGCCATGTATGTTTGTTGCTATGGGGAAAACGAGACTCGAGACCAATGCGCACGCGCCGACCAAGCGTGAACGCTGATTGGTCGAGAGTTTCGTCTCGCTTTCTCACTCCACATGTGGTGACATATGGCGTGCGATGCGAGGCAACAGCAACCTGTCTTTCTGCTGGGTTTTCATCTGATATTGATATTGCATGTTCTTTATTCCCCCTGCATGCTTGATAAGTAGtccatcaccatgatcacagCCTAATTTAATAGGTGAGACGTCGTTCGAGTAACGGCAAAGAAGACGCGCTTTATATTCAAGCCCGGGGCATCTCAAAggcctttattttgtttgtagcAGTGGTCCCATCGCTGACCCCACCTTGCGCTCACTCTACACCGACCCGGCGGCCAGCCATCCAGCTTGATGGCCAGTAGGCCTATAGACTGGACATCCAATTTGAGGCGAGACGAGGGCTGCATAATAACACGATCACGAGTACGAACAAAGGCCAGCTGCTGATTGGGAGACTGAACGAGGACGGCAGAAAGTGCGAGCCCAACTTCCTTTCTGAAATCCCAATCTAATATAATTTCCCCTCTGCGTCGGTTTAGGGGCTCGCCTGCCTGCGCCGACGTCCGGGCTGTTCGCCCACCGCCGCTTGGAAGGCGGGCAGCCA is a window encoding:
- the LOC121430710 gene encoding SPRY domain-containing SOCS box protein 3-like, translating into MASTLPLTDSCRDSWGWNPEDKSPDVCLKGPRNQTAFFHPNWSIGAAGVRGTRPLLQGHCYYWEIEVAPRIYGTSMMVGIGSPKARLHADSFINLIGENNESWGLSHKGTFWHNGDSTVFTQPFLENTLTTVGILFDGRKGTLTFFKDGELLGQASKDLNKPDDDLYPIICSTAAKTEMTLVRARRSFVSLFDRCRNVIATSIAKKELAHMLPIPNALKNIILDSM